A window of Acropora muricata isolate sample 2 chromosome 3, ASM3666990v1, whole genome shotgun sequence contains these coding sequences:
- the LOC136910745 gene encoding cilia- and flagella-associated protein 251-like — MKVSGNLPVILYLLFSMHIAVFAALFENEIRGERVKESSLYMPPFVPPKRGETGTNSEEEENREPVQRELADKEFSEKLGNEFGEEFFKRLERELAMETARHNEKGSNIEELLNREVPEEYEEMPEEYTGDDNNDGVEKEPNTLHNREPSEENGLTDEEMKREFDEEEAEGLISPEETDSTGMKEEGERKSNREVREETAKENMENEREAEEDENEENEDDYPRELFRESEEKFKKELKDKRGNEEHEEKVEEAEKSARSFIEEDKAGIHESERIATPQEKMLIRMLSYPRERLSEWKEKSGDNRLRGLGEKLYNEAKERPKHMREREAEREGERLDRYGNEERELKMLRERQRERAIGEGLKVREKEIESRKQREEKRPFGVSRQHRERFRFRSRSE; from the exons ATGAAAG TCTCAGGGAATTTGCCAGTTATCTTGTACCTGCTCTTTTCAATGCATATTGCTGTCTTTGCGGCGCTTTTTGAAAATGAGATACGAGGTGAAAGGGTGAAAGAAAGTTCTCTCTATATGCCGCCGTTTGTGCCACCAAAGAGAGGAGAGACAGGCACCAATtctgaagaagaagaaaatagaGAGCCCGTCCAACGTGAACTGGCCGACAAAGAATTTTCTGAAAAACTAGGGAATGAATTCGGAGAGGAGTTTTTCAAAAGATTAGAAAGAGAGCTGGCCATGGAAACGGCAAGACACAACGAGAAAGGGAGTAACATTGAGGAGCTACTGAATAGAGAAGTACCGGAGGAATATGAAGAAATGCCTGAGGAATACACAGGAGATGATAATAACGATGGAGTTGAAAAAGAACCAAATACATTGCACAACAGGGAACCTTCGGAGGAGAATGGCTTGACTGATGAGGAAATGAAGAGGGAATTTGACGAAGAAGAGGCAGAGGGTTTAATATCTCCTGAAGAAACTGATTCTACAGGAATGAAAGAAGAAGGCGAGAGAAAGTCCAACAGGGAAGTTAGAGAAGAGACTGCTAAAGAGAACATGGAGAATGAAAGAGAAGCAGAAGAGGATGAAAATGAGGAAAATGAAGACGATTACCCAAGAGAATTATTTAGGGAAAGTGAAGAAAAGTTTAAAAAGGAGCTGAAGGACAAAAGAGGCAATGAAGAGCACGAAGAGAAGGTGGAAGAAGCAGAGAAAAGCGCAAGAAGTTTCATTGAAGAAGACAAGGCAGGGATTCACGAGTCCGAAAGGATAGCGACGCCGCAGGAAAAAATGTTAATCAGAATGCTCAGCTATCCACGAGAGAGACTCTCCGAATGGAAAGAAAAATCAGGAGATAACAGATTACGAGGATTAGGAGAAAAACTGTACAACGAAGCGAAAGAACGCCCAAAACATATGCGCGAACGAGAAGCTGAAAGGGAGGGAGAGCGTCTCGATCGCTATGGTAACGAGGAGCGGGAACTTAAGATGCTTAGAGAGAGACAACGAGAAAGAGCTATCGGAGAGGGGCTGAAGGTTCGAGAGAAAGAAATAGAGAGCCGCAAACAACGTGAAGAAAAACGTCCTTTTGGAGTAAGTCGGCAACACCGAGAGAGATTCCGGTTTAGATCGCGCAGTGAGTAA